From a single Actinomyces viscosus genomic region:
- a CDS encoding alpha/beta hydrolase has product MVSSVVGRGGHFARGVSARRRVSAGVLAAVAGVCLGVGAGVVPAAAAPVVPAGAAVPAGLESFYNQKVEWYDCGATGGMERSAEATAFKCAKVKVPLDYSKPEGETIEIAMKKHVATGSVRQGSLFINPGGPGYSGVEMVESNETQFSPDLNASFDIIGFDPRGVGASTPITCDVVGGALPAGAAQAAMGVNDPLPGSLAADAAGADPTPFQDAQDPAADGAAQGDISFQTLIDEITKDFKQEEAQCAASTKPAGLLDHVDTVSVARDLDVLRALSGDDKLNYLGFSYGTYLGAHYAELFPANTGRMVLDGALDPSLSLAERASGQAAGFESSLRTYVEQCQAGQAVQAGQSCPLTGDTDAGVQQIRDLIAAADQTPLKTSDPNTTVDGSTIRVVVRRLMYSSEYWSFLTYALDQAITQNDGSYLQALYGPATAGSSAPTYYAVNCLDIPVQGDMASWEKEYQQNIQTSPTFGASLSNQDARCRAWGHNATRQPAPIHAKGAAPILVVGTTGDPATPYAWSEALAEQLESGRLLTWEGNGHTAYGRSSSCIHSAVDGYLINGKVPEPGATCKGGE; this is encoded by the coding sequence ATGGTTTCCTCGGTGGTAGGCAGAGGCGGACACTTCGCTCGGGGCGTCTCGGCGCGTCGTCGGGTGTCTGCTGGGGTGCTGGCGGCTGTGGCGGGTGTGTGTCTGGGGGTGGGGGCCGGTGTGGTTCCTGCTGCGGCGGCTCCGGTTGTTCCGGCTGGGGCGGCGGTGCCTGCGGGGTTGGAGTCCTTCTACAACCAGAAGGTCGAGTGGTACGACTGCGGCGCTACCGGTGGGATGGAGAGGTCGGCGGAGGCGACGGCGTTCAAGTGCGCCAAGGTCAAGGTGCCGTTGGACTACTCCAAGCCCGAGGGCGAGACCATTGAGATCGCCATGAAGAAGCACGTGGCCACCGGCTCGGTGCGTCAGGGCAGCCTCTTCATCAACCCCGGCGGCCCCGGTTACTCAGGGGTGGAGATGGTGGAGAGCAACGAGACCCAGTTCTCGCCCGACCTCAACGCATCCTTCGACATCATCGGCTTCGACCCCCGCGGGGTGGGGGCCTCGACGCCGATCACCTGCGACGTCGTCGGGGGAGCACTGCCCGCCGGCGCGGCTCAGGCAGCCATGGGAGTCAATGACCCCCTGCCCGGTTCCCTCGCCGCCGACGCCGCCGGCGCCGACCCCACCCCCTTCCAGGACGCCCAGGACCCCGCCGCCGACGGCGCGGCGCAAGGGGACATCAGCTTCCAGACGCTCATCGACGAGATCACCAAGGACTTCAAGCAGGAGGAGGCCCAGTGCGCCGCCAGCACCAAGCCGGCCGGGCTGCTCGACCACGTGGACACCGTCTCGGTGGCCCGGGACCTCGACGTCCTGCGGGCGCTGTCCGGGGATGACAAGCTCAACTACCTGGGCTTCTCCTACGGCACCTACCTGGGGGCGCACTACGCCGAGCTCTTCCCGGCCAACACCGGCCGCATGGTCCTCGACGGGGCGTTAGATCCCAGCCTCTCGCTGGCGGAGCGCGCCTCCGGCCAGGCAGCGGGCTTCGAGAGCTCACTGCGCACCTACGTCGAGCAGTGCCAGGCGGGTCAGGCCGTCCAGGCCGGCCAGAGCTGTCCTCTCACCGGCGATACCGACGCCGGGGTCCAGCAGATCCGCGACCTCATCGCCGCAGCCGACCAGACGCCACTGAAGACCTCTGACCCGAACACCACCGTGGACGGCAGCACGATCCGCGTCGTCGTTCGCCGCCTCATGTACTCCTCCGAGTACTGGAGCTTCCTCACCTATGCCCTCGACCAGGCCATCACCCAGAACGACGGCTCCTACCTCCAGGCGCTCTACGGTCCGGCGACGGCCGGCTCCAGCGCACCGACCTACTACGCCGTCAACTGCCTCGACATCCCCGTCCAGGGCGATATGGCCAGCTGGGAGAAGGAGTACCAGCAGAACATCCAGACCTCGCCGACCTTCGGCGCCTCCTTGAGCAACCAGGACGCGCGCTGCCGGGCCTGGGGGCACAACGCGACCCGTCAGCCCGCCCCCATCCACGCCAAGGGGGCCGCCCCCATCCTGGTGGTGGGTACGACCGGCGACCCGGCCACTCCCTACGCCTGGTCCGAGGCCCTGGCCGAGCAGCTCGAGTCCGGCCGGCTCCTGACCTGGGAGGGCAACGGCCACACCGCCTACGGACGCTCAAGCTCCTGCATCCACAGCGCGGTCGACGGCTACCTCATCAACGGGAAGGTGCCCGAGCCAGGCGCGACCTGCAAGGGCGGTGAGTGA
- a CDS encoding alpha/beta hydrolase, with translation MTETSHRPRTKRLVAAIAALLVCSGLTACQGGSDIKASPATASASATVPAGLESFYTQKVSWYNCAKKGMDQAKSGEDTGFTCARIKVPLDYDNPGGETIEIAVKKRAANEDSVGSLFINPGGPGGSGVDLVESVGSYFSKNLLGSYDVVGFDPRGVGSSTAIDCLTDAELDAERAGANDPATPSATATIERAQKMNTACESKTSTPGLLDHIDTISAARDLDILRAVDGQQVLTYLGFSYGTYLGATYAELFPASTGRMVLDGAVDPSLSAEDLALGQAQGFEASLRAYVESCQSSKVGCPLSGDVDSGVSQIRELLESTKTSPIPTSDDQRPLTYDLALYGVLGSMYQTSLWPSLNLALGQAMGNMGEPDGSGLLTIADAISYRQSDGSYSGNAAEALMAVNCLDFPVQGDDASWEQDATTIKEASPTFSSQLLYPDAYCQGWGHESSRKREKITASGAPPILVVGTTGDPATPYAWSEALAEQLDSGQLLTWKGNGHTAYGRSNDCVKNAVDTYLLNGTMPDKGLTC, from the coding sequence ATGACTGAGACTTCTCATCGGCCCCGTACCAAGCGCCTCGTCGCGGCGATCGCCGCGCTCCTGGTGTGCAGCGGCCTGACGGCCTGCCAGGGCGGCTCGGATATCAAGGCCTCGCCGGCCACGGCGTCGGCCTCGGCAACGGTCCCGGCAGGGCTGGAGAGCTTCTACACCCAGAAGGTCTCCTGGTACAACTGCGCCAAGAAGGGCATGGACCAGGCGAAGTCCGGGGAGGACACCGGCTTCACCTGCGCCAGGATCAAGGTGCCGCTGGACTACGACAACCCCGGTGGTGAGACGATCGAGATCGCGGTGAAGAAGCGGGCCGCGAACGAGGACTCGGTCGGTTCCCTGTTCATCAACCCGGGCGGCCCCGGAGGGTCGGGCGTCGACCTGGTCGAGAGCGTCGGATCCTACTTCTCCAAGAACCTGCTGGGCTCCTACGACGTCGTCGGGTTCGACCCGCGGGGCGTGGGGTCCTCGACGGCGATCGACTGCCTGACCGACGCCGAGCTCGACGCCGAGCGGGCCGGCGCCAACGACCCGGCGACGCCGTCGGCGACCGCGACCATTGAGCGGGCCCAGAAGATGAACACGGCCTGCGAGTCGAAGACCAGCACCCCGGGGCTCCTGGACCACATCGACACCATCAGCGCGGCCCGGGACCTCGACATCCTGCGTGCCGTCGACGGCCAGCAGGTCCTCACCTACCTGGGCTTCTCCTACGGCACCTACCTGGGCGCGACCTACGCTGAGCTCTTCCCGGCCAGTACCGGCCGCATGGTCCTCGACGGCGCCGTCGACCCCTCGTTGAGCGCGGAGGACCTGGCCCTGGGCCAGGCCCAGGGCTTCGAGGCCTCGCTGCGGGCCTATGTGGAGAGCTGCCAGAGCTCCAAGGTGGGCTGCCCCCTGAGCGGAGACGTCGACTCCGGGGTCTCCCAGATCCGCGAGCTCCTGGAGTCCACGAAGACCTCACCGATCCCGACCTCCGACGACCAGCGGCCGCTGACCTACGACTTGGCCCTCTACGGAGTCCTGGGCTCGATGTACCAGACCAGCCTGTGGCCGTCTCTCAACCTGGCCCTGGGGCAGGCGATGGGCAACATGGGGGAGCCGGACGGAAGCGGGCTGCTCACGATCGCCGACGCCATCTCCTACCGGCAGAGCGACGGCAGCTACTCCGGCAACGCCGCTGAGGCCCTCATGGCGGTCAACTGCCTGGACTTCCCGGTCCAGGGAGACGATGCCTCCTGGGAGCAGGACGCCACCACCATCAAGGAGGCCTCGCCCACCTTCAGCTCGCAGCTGCTCTACCCCGACGCCTACTGTCAGGGCTGGGGGCACGAGTCGAGCCGCAAGCGTGAGAAGATCACGGCCTCCGGCGCCCCGCCGATCCTCGTGGTGGGGACCACCGGTGACCCGGCCACCCCCTACGCCTGGTCCGAGGCCCTGGCCGAGCAGCTCGACTCCGGCCAGCTCCTGACCTGGAAGGGCAACGGGCACACCGCCTACGGCCGCTCCAACGACTGCGTCAAGAACGCCGTCGACACCTACCTGCTCAACGGGACGATGCCCGACAAGGGACTGACCTGCTGA
- a CDS encoding amino acid permease, with protein sequence MIAIGGSIGTGLFMGAGGRLKEGGAGLMFAYAICGVFAFLMVRALGELAIRRPSSGAFVSYAREFLGEKGAYITGWFFFLDWSVTVMADITAVALYLHYWKDLRIVPQWVFALVALVLVFILNMLNVKMFGEAEFWFALIKVAAIVSFMVAAVVAIILGLHTGTASNGEAITAGTHNILGNGGFFPEGFPIVFALTLGVVFAFGGTEMVGVAAGEAKDAEKILPRAINSMILRIFVFYVGSVMLLALVLPYTSYSKTESPFVTFFSGIGVPYAGDIIQVVVLTAALSSLNAGLYATGRTLRSMAVAGEAPRVAAGLNKHQVPAGGIIITSALGLLGVVLNAYLPGDAFDIVMNLAGIGIAGTWGAILVTHLAFLRQVRDGREVRPAYRMPGAPWTNYAALAFFTVVVASNLADPAGRWTLALFAVVVAMMVAGWYAVRGRIRGDLLEEVLADEVDGSASASPHDA encoded by the coding sequence ATGATCGCCATTGGCGGCTCCATCGGCACCGGTCTTTTCATGGGGGCCGGCGGTCGCCTCAAGGAAGGTGGGGCCGGCCTGATGTTCGCCTACGCCATCTGCGGCGTCTTCGCGTTTCTCATGGTTCGCGCACTGGGCGAGCTCGCCATCCGCAGGCCCTCCTCAGGCGCATTCGTCTCCTATGCCCGTGAGTTCCTCGGGGAGAAGGGCGCCTATATCACTGGATGGTTCTTCTTCCTGGACTGGTCGGTGACGGTCATGGCCGACATCACGGCCGTGGCGCTCTACCTCCACTACTGGAAAGATCTACGGATCGTGCCGCAGTGGGTCTTCGCACTCGTGGCCCTCGTCCTGGTCTTCATCCTCAACATGCTCAACGTCAAGATGTTCGGGGAGGCCGAGTTCTGGTTCGCGCTCATCAAGGTCGCCGCCATCGTGTCCTTCATGGTGGCCGCCGTCGTCGCCATTATTCTCGGGCTTCACACCGGTACGGCCTCCAACGGGGAGGCGATCACCGCGGGCACTCACAATATTCTGGGAAACGGGGGCTTCTTCCCCGAAGGATTCCCGATCGTCTTCGCGCTCACTCTCGGCGTGGTCTTCGCCTTCGGCGGCACGGAGATGGTGGGAGTGGCCGCCGGTGAGGCGAAGGATGCCGAGAAGATCCTGCCCCGAGCGATCAACTCGATGATTCTGCGCATCTTCGTCTTCTACGTCGGCTCGGTCATGCTGCTGGCCCTGGTTCTGCCCTACACCTCCTACTCGAAGACCGAGTCGCCCTTCGTCACCTTCTTCTCCGGTATCGGCGTGCCCTACGCCGGCGACATCATCCAGGTCGTGGTGCTCACCGCCGCGCTGTCCTCCCTCAACGCCGGCCTGTACGCGACCGGCCGCACCCTGCGCTCCATGGCGGTGGCCGGGGAGGCCCCGCGGGTCGCCGCCGGGCTCAACAAGCACCAGGTTCCCGCCGGGGGCATCATCATCACCTCCGCCCTGGGCCTGCTCGGCGTCGTCCTCAACGCCTACCTGCCCGGCGACGCCTTCGACATCGTCATGAACCTGGCCGGTATCGGCATCGCCGGAACCTGGGGCGCCATCCTCGTCACCCACCTCGCCTTCCTCCGACAGGTGCGTGACGGCAGGGAGGTGCGCCCGGCCTACCGGATGCCCGGGGCCCCCTGGACCAACTACGCCGCCCTGGCCTTCTTCACCGTCGTTGTCGCCTCCAACCTCGCCGATCCGGCCGGACGGTGGACTCTGGCGCTGTTCGCCGTCGTCGTCGCCATGATGGTGGCAGGCTGGTACGCAGTGCGGGGGCGGATCCGGGGAGACCTCCTCGAGGAGGTCCTCGCCGACGAGGTGGACGGGTCCGCGTCCGCCTCACCGCACGACGCCTGA
- a CDS encoding asparaginase, whose product MHVHITYTGGTIGMVDSPHGLVPGADLEGWLSSLLEGTPLAHAVTVTSLEPLIDSSNATPLSWQAIVDDLRAHAAADPEAAFVVLHGTDTMAYTSAALSYALTDLPTPVVVTGSQLPLGVLGSDAAANVTGALKAATSGRIGGVSLFFGHRLLAGNRATKSSSWAFTGFESPNAAPLATTGAPWQWAAATSAGAGWRGAAPYARHDVVVIDLAPGITATRLEALLTPLPEAVVLRAFGVGNLPSQEPGLTDVIERVIAAGTAVIVTSQCHESEVLLGHYEAGDALARSGAVGSRDMTLEAAYAKVQFLLSQGLRGGELTRWMERSIAGELSE is encoded by the coding sequence ATGCACGTTCACATCACCTACACCGGGGGCACCATCGGGATGGTGGACTCCCCCCACGGCCTCGTTCCCGGCGCCGACCTGGAGGGCTGGCTCAGCTCCCTGCTGGAGGGCACGCCCCTGGCGCACGCGGTGACGGTGACCTCCCTGGAGCCGCTCATCGACTCCTCGAACGCCACCCCGCTGTCCTGGCAGGCGATCGTGGACGATCTGCGCGCTCATGCCGCGGCCGACCCGGAGGCCGCCTTCGTGGTCCTGCACGGGACCGACACGATGGCGTACACGAGCGCCGCCCTGTCCTACGCGCTGACGGACCTGCCCACGCCCGTCGTCGTCACCGGCTCCCAGCTCCCGCTCGGGGTCCTGGGCTCCGACGCCGCAGCGAATGTCACCGGCGCGCTCAAGGCCGCCACCTCCGGGCGCATCGGCGGGGTCTCCTTGTTCTTCGGTCACCGGCTCCTGGCCGGGAACCGGGCGACGAAGTCCTCCTCGTGGGCCTTCACCGGGTTCGAGTCGCCCAATGCCGCCCCGCTGGCCACCACCGGCGCCCCGTGGCAGTGGGCGGCGGCGACGTCTGCAGGGGCCGGCTGGAGGGGCGCCGCCCCCTATGCGCGTCACGACGTCGTCGTCATCGACCTGGCCCCGGGTATCACCGCGACGCGGCTGGAGGCCCTGCTGACGCCGCTGCCCGAGGCGGTGGTCCTGCGGGCCTTCGGGGTCGGCAACCTCCCCTCCCAGGAGCCGGGGCTGACCGATGTCATCGAGCGGGTGATCGCCGCCGGGACGGCCGTCATCGTCACCTCCCAGTGCCACGAGTCCGAGGTCCTTCTGGGGCACTACGAGGCCGGGGACGCGCTCGCCCGCAGCGGTGCCGTCGGCAGCCGCGACATGACCCTGGAGGCCGCCTACGCCAAGGTGCAGTTCCTGCTCTCGCAGGGGTTGCGTGGAGGCGAGCTGACCCGTTGGATGGAGCGCTCCATCGCCGGCGAGCTGAGCGAGTAG
- a CDS encoding DNA polymerase III subunit delta', whose product MSVWDDVVGQARAVDAFQAAALAAREVAEQREASIAAGAAPGAVVGGDGGAGGDGMGRGGAGTSAGLAMTHAWLVTGPPGSGRSNAARAFAAALQCTGPVPGCGQCKPCRDVMAGSHPDVVRLATEKLIITMDEVKTLIGEAQRRPWTGRWRVILVEDADRMAERTTNVLLKSIEEPPPQTVWLLCTPSADDVLPTIRSRCRLVTLRIPPADAVAELLVRRDGADPDLAARAARASQSHIGLARHLATDADAWDRRRRLLLAPVSLRSVGDAVLAAASLVEAAESEAKEATAERDAREKAELTRALGLESDGKIPAALRAQIRQLEEDQKRRAKRARTDVLDRAMIDLLSFYRDVLTTQMGSDVERVNLDLSDAVDQAARTTVPEQSLARIAAIEECRSRLRSNAAPLLAVEALMVQLRPQAAPIAQSAAR is encoded by the coding sequence ATGAGCGTGTGGGACGACGTCGTCGGCCAGGCCAGGGCCGTGGACGCCTTCCAGGCCGCGGCCCTGGCCGCCCGGGAGGTGGCCGAGCAGCGCGAGGCGAGCATCGCCGCCGGCGCTGCCCCTGGGGCTGTGGTCGGCGGGGACGGCGGTGCCGGCGGGGACGGCATGGGACGCGGGGGAGCGGGGACCTCGGCCGGGCTCGCCATGACCCACGCCTGGCTCGTGACCGGCCCGCCCGGATCCGGCCGCTCCAACGCCGCCCGTGCCTTCGCCGCCGCCCTGCAGTGCACCGGCCCCGTGCCCGGCTGCGGCCAGTGCAAGCCCTGCCGCGACGTCATGGCCGGCTCCCACCCCGACGTCGTGCGCCTGGCCACCGAGAAGCTCATCATCACGATGGACGAGGTCAAGACCCTCATCGGCGAGGCCCAGCGCCGCCCCTGGACCGGCCGCTGGCGCGTCATCCTCGTCGAGGACGCCGACCGCATGGCCGAGCGCACCACCAACGTCCTGCTCAAGTCCATCGAGGAGCCACCGCCCCAGACCGTCTGGCTGCTGTGCACCCCCAGCGCCGACGACGTCCTGCCCACCATCCGCTCGCGCTGCCGCCTGGTGACGCTGCGGATCCCACCGGCCGACGCCGTCGCCGAGCTCCTCGTGCGCCGCGACGGCGCCGACCCCGACCTGGCCGCCCGGGCCGCCCGAGCCAGCCAGTCGCATATCGGGCTCGCCCGGCACCTGGCCACCGACGCCGACGCCTGGGACCGGCGCCGCCGCCTCCTGCTCGCCCCGGTCTCACTGCGCAGCGTCGGCGACGCCGTGCTGGCTGCCGCCTCCCTGGTCGAGGCCGCCGAGTCCGAGGCCAAGGAGGCCACCGCCGAGCGTGACGCCCGGGAGAAGGCCGAGCTGACCCGCGCCCTCGGCCTGGAGAGCGACGGGAAGATCCCGGCGGCCCTGCGCGCCCAGATCCGCCAGCTCGAGGAGGACCAGAAGCGCCGCGCCAAACGGGCCCGCACCGACGTCCTGGACCGGGCCATGATCGACCTGCTGTCCTTCTACCGCGACGTGCTCACCACCCAGATGGGCAGCGACGTCGAGCGCGTCAACCTCGACCTGTCCGACGCCGTCGACCAGGCCGCCCGCACGACGGTCCCCGAGCAGTCCCTGGCTCGGATCGCCGCCATCGAGGAGTGTCGCAGCCGTCTGCGCTCCAACGCCGCCCCGCTGCTGGCCGTCGAGGCTCTTATGGTCCAGCTGCGACCCCAGGCCGCGCCGATCGCCCAGTCCGCAGCGAGATGA